The genomic window atgattatgaaagtagagacaatccgttcgactaggtttccagttggtatatagtaaaatgttttaccgaaaacctttaTTTCGGCGAACGTAGCTCGCTATATGGCGAGTgttacttcgtgctcagagatacaaattagtgccCATTTTATTGCgcagcacctaaatttcatgtatgaatatgatgattcAGAGTGAAACCCATGGAGAACTTTAACACCTGCCTTATGTTTCGGACGgagctatgtcaatggcttcacctatcctttgataccgcgagtcaaacaaggtattccggaggaAAAGTAGCAGAACActattgcaatagacaccttaattcagtgtatgagtattaaagtatagaatCTTACCGTCGGCcacattaacaattcgtattaATCCGTGCTTTcacccaataccttaccatccgatgaCGCAACCcgttgcagcgattgtgttccttagtttccacgttctcaaattattatacattttagcagtcggATACATtactttcatgcatatataggaatatcgaaggCATGCCATTCGAGAACatagccaccatctttgagagtggcacagcttttTTTGTTGTTTGACGCGGGAGAATCTTCAAAAGATGTCCTGGCCCCCTGAGGGAGGGGCCGGGGGTCTGGCGGATTCTTACCAACTAATCCCCAGCGGTGGACCGCCGTCTCCGCTAAGAGAAGCGCCGGGAATGCAAGCGTCAGGCACAGAAGCCGTCCGGCGCTCCCGGCTCACCTTGCTGAGATTTTCATCGCGCGTCGCGCTTCTTCCTCTTGACTCTATGGCAGTGCCGCGTGGACCACCGTGCAACACCGACACCTCCTTGGACCGCGATGCCCGAGAGGTCTGTCTCTCAACCAACCACCCCGCGATCCCCCCTGGTGACGGGAAGGTAAAGGACGGGGACTGCCTCGACCGGCAGGGGCTCTTCCCCGGACGTTATCCGACCACGTGGGACTATCGTCTGGCGCGCGCGCTCATGTGAGCCTGCGTCGCGCTCGCCAGAACTGCCTTCCGGAGCGAGAGCGGGCCTGTGCACCTTCTTCCCGGCCACGCTCCGCTGCGACCTGCTGCAGCATCACctgctcgcagaaggaggccacAGCTCGCCAATTCCTCTCTGGCTCCACCATGTTAGGCACGATGGCGAagagcgagaggtcccaccctTCAACACTCTGCCGTGCCCGTCTTTCAGCTTTCGAGGCCGAACACACCTCCAGGGTGTGCTGCGCGGTGTCCACCTCCGCGTCGCAGAACCAACACGGCGTAACCTCACGCCCGATCTTGTTGAGGTACTGTCCGAAACACCCGTGTCCGGGGAGCACATGCGCGAGGCGGAATGTCCGCCTGCCCCCGCTCTTCATCGGCGCGTCAAGGACCGGGACGATGGCTCCGACGGCCCTCTGGCGGAGTCACGCCTGACGGCTCAGCCTCCGTCTCCACTCTTCCAAACCGGACCGTCGGATCTCCTTCTTGATGTTATCCTCTTCCTCCGGTCCTAGACTCGGGAGCCCGCTCAGTCGACGACGCACGAGGTCGTAAGTTCTGGTCTCCATTCCCGCTAGCAGATCCAGCGATAGGAGGCCCGTCAGGACGAAGGGCGCCTCGTGTGAGAGGGTGCGATACCCCCACATCACCCTGATGGCCAGTTTGCGCCAGACACTAGCGAGTCTGGCACAGCGTTTGCGGCTGGCCGTCAGGTCCGCCGCACATACCGGGGCTCCGTACAAGGCCATCGAATGGATGACACCGGCGTACTCTCTCGTCCGGCCCTCCGATGTTCGGGAGGAGCCGGCACAGTGCCACACCCGTCCGTTCCAGGCGAGGGGCGAGCTGCTGGAAATGGTCCCTCGAAAGTCCATCGGCCGACCAGCACGAGGTCGAGATAATACATCGTATCCCGGATCTGGACTGCCTATCCACCCACGTAGACCGTTCCTCTTCGTACGTTGCCCAACGGTGCTACCCGATTCGTCCCGCCGTGGAACCAGATCGCCTGGGTCT from Lasioglossum baleicum unplaced genomic scaffold, iyLasBale1 scaffold1126, whole genome shotgun sequence includes these protein-coding regions:
- the LOC143220518 gene encoding uncharacterized protein LOC143220518, with the translated sequence MKSGGRRTFRLAHVLPGHGCFGQYLNKIGREVTPCWFCDAEVDTAQHTLEVCSASKAERRARQSVEGWDLSLFAIVPNMVEPERNWRAVASFCEQVMLQQVAAERGREEGAQARSRSGRQFWRARRRLT
- the LOC143220519 gene encoding uncharacterized protein LOC143220519; amino-acid sequence: MDFRGTISSSSPLAWNGRVWHCAGSSRTSEGRTREYAGVIHSMALYGAPVCAADLTASRKRCARLASVWRKLAIRVMWGYRTLSHEAPFVLTGLLSLDLLAGMETRTYDLVRRRLSGLPSLGPEEEDNIKKEIRRSGLEEWRRRLSRQA